Proteins encoded by one window of Halobaculum halobium:
- a CDS encoding MFS transporter, whose product MAQFGSSVALLRDREFSALAGTAFARSQAYSTLLIALALYAEQFDTTGTVEGLFGTAFAVVQLLIVVPLGRKVDTGNAKHWLLLGLAINVVVFFGFMLVESAAHVILVRVLQGVGASVLWITGSTVVGHIAPDDENGRWLGSYNQVAAFSSLAGDVVGGYLLFAEGYTFTYLVLTGVTILAFVLVFVNLRDNPGGGTENDAGGGVATLKALLDLPMIRALVVFRLAFSVGKMAVIIFLPILARTEFGTTAFAIGWILAGGKLTKSITQGYVGDLTDRVGNKEYFVVAGALLYGIGTALIPLSYYFEGAIDPVRFVAFGGEQVLGGAFFSLFGAYMVLGIADSLRLPASMSLFVEEGERYDSVASAMSLRSISWKVGQVAGPVGIGAIKQYVSTSVAFYTAAGFIVVASGVFWVVFRRASAREAALADVEADPDVADD is encoded by the coding sequence GTGGCGCAGTTCGGCAGCTCCGTCGCGCTGTTGCGCGACCGGGAGTTCTCGGCGCTCGCGGGCACGGCGTTCGCGCGGAGTCAGGCGTATTCGACGCTGCTCATCGCTCTGGCGCTCTACGCCGAGCAGTTCGACACGACCGGGACGGTCGAGGGGCTGTTCGGCACCGCCTTTGCGGTCGTCCAGCTGCTCATCGTCGTCCCGCTCGGCCGGAAGGTCGACACGGGCAACGCCAAACACTGGCTCCTGCTCGGGCTCGCGATCAACGTCGTCGTCTTCTTCGGGTTCATGCTCGTCGAGAGCGCGGCCCACGTCATCCTCGTTCGGGTGTTGCAGGGCGTCGGCGCGTCCGTCCTCTGGATCACGGGCTCGACCGTCGTCGGGCACATCGCGCCGGACGACGAGAACGGTCGCTGGCTCGGTTCGTACAACCAGGTCGCGGCGTTCTCCAGCCTCGCGGGCGACGTGGTCGGGGGGTACCTCCTGTTCGCGGAGGGCTACACGTTCACCTACCTCGTGCTCACCGGGGTCACGATCCTCGCGTTCGTCCTCGTGTTCGTCAACCTCCGCGACAACCCCGGCGGCGGCACCGAGAACGACGCCGGCGGCGGCGTCGCGACGCTGAAGGCGCTGCTGGATCTCCCGATGATCCGCGCGCTCGTCGTCTTCCGGCTCGCCTTTTCGGTCGGCAAGATGGCCGTCATCATCTTCCTCCCCATCCTCGCGCGCACCGAGTTCGGCACGACCGCGTTCGCCATCGGCTGGATCCTCGCGGGCGGAAAGCTCACAAAGTCGATCACGCAGGGGTACGTCGGCGACCTCACCGACCGCGTCGGCAACAAGGAGTACTTCGTCGTCGCCGGCGCGCTCCTGTACGGAATCGGCACGGCCCTCATCCCGCTCAGCTACTACTTCGAGGGTGCCATCGACCCGGTTCGGTTCGTCGCGTTCGGCGGCGAGCAGGTGCTCGGCGGGGCGTTCTTCAGCCTCTTCGGGGCGTACATGGTGCTCGGGATCGCCGACTCGCTTCGCCTGCCGGCGTCGATGTCGCTGTTCGTCGAGGAGGGCGAACGCTACGACTCCGTCGCCTCTGCGATGAGCCTCCGGTCGATCTCGTGGAAAGTCGGCCAGGTCGCGGGGCCGGTCGGGATCGGCGCGATCAAGCAGTACGTCTCCACAAGCGTGGCGTTCTACACGGCCGCGGGGTTCATCGTCGTCGCCTCCGGCGTCTT